The nucleotide sequence TTTTGAAATTTTTCTTCTATAATATATCATGGTTGCTGAAAGATGTCGTATATTTCATTTTAATGGTTTGCGACCTTTGTATTATGGGAATACTATATTATAAAGAAAGGATGATGTACATGGTCGATAATATTGTTCTATTTCGACATGGAAAGGCTCAAGACAAAGGTTCATCAATCTCCGACGAACTTCGTCAATTAACCAAGGAAGGTATTGTCAGCCTGCAATCGGAAATGATAGGTCTGATTAATATGCTGCCAAAATATCTAAATATCCAAATTTGGGCCAGCCCCCTTAAGAGAAGTCTTGAAACTGCAGAGATTATTGACAGCTATTTAAAAAGCCAAAATATTATTATATACGACTTTATAGGAAGCGGTGCATATAGCGCCTTAATAAACGAGCTTAGATCATGTTCCAATGATACGGTTTTAATTGCTGGACATGAGCCTTGGCTTGGTGACTGGAGCAAACGGATGACCGGTTGTCACCTACCTTTTAAAAAGGGAGCAGCAGCTCTCTTGAAGCCGGATTCGTCTTTTGATAAGTTTGATATCTCATGGTTTCTCCAGCCTTATGCGCTAACAGAACTCAGCTGCAAGATAAAGAGGTGATTGTAATTGGGCTTGGATATGATACTAAACTCAGCATTAAAAGAACTTGAAGGTACCGTGAAAGATCTATTTTGCAAAAAAGACGATCCCGAATCAGTTCATACTTTTAGAATCAAGGCAAGACAGCTTCGCTCCCTGCTTTATTTTTTTAAGCCTTTGATTGAACCTAATAGCTACTCAGCTTACCAAGCCACCTTGAAAAATTTGGGTCTTGCTTTTTCAGAAATCCGGGAATACGATGTCATTATTAAATATTGGATGGAAATAACCGCCTCCAACGAAGATATACTTCCCTTTCCCGCCAAGGTAACTGACTATTTTTCTCAAAGATTGACTCAGCTAAAGAAAGATACTTACCACAAAGTAGATGAAGATTATGTTTTAAAAAACATAAAGTCGATTGATACATCTCTTCTGATATACAATAGCAAAATAACTTCCCAGAAGGATTTTGAAAAATACTGTAAAAAGAGAATTGCATCGATAATAAAAAAGATATCAATCGATTTCGATAATTTAAATATCAATGACGATGAAGCTGTTCACAGTTTGCGAAAATTAATCAAAAAGCTGCGATATTCTCTTAAATGCCTGCAACCCCATACAAAATCTGACTATGAAAAATTGTTAAAAAACAGCAAAAATATTTCTGATGTCCTGGGCGTCATCTGTGATTGCAACAGATTTATATGGATTTTAAGCAATATCGGTAAATCTTCGTCTCTCGAATTTACATTTGAAAAGGGCGTTTTTACAGGATGGCTTATCGAAAAAAGATCAGCATACCTAGGCATGCTTAACAATTTACGTGTTTAATCAATATTAATATAGTTTTAACAGAGCGTTAACATTGAACTGATATAAATAAAGTCCAATTGCATATAAAATAATTCTACAGGAGGGATGTCACATGATCTATGCGCTGGTTGATGTGGGTTCAAATACAATGAGGATGAATATCTACAAATGCGAAGAGCACAGTATAAAACTGCTGTTTGGAACCAAAAATCCTGCTGGGCTTGCAGGTTACGTGGAGAATGGATCAATGTCACAAAAGGGCATCAAAAAAGCCATCAGCGTACTGATGGAATTTAAAAGCATAGTCGATAATTTTGATATTGACGAGCTTTACGTATTTGCTACTGCCTCTTTAAGGAACATAGACAACAGTGAAGACGCTGTAGATCAGATACAAAACAAAACCGGGCTAAACATAGATGTCATTTCCGGAGAAGATGAGGCAATACTAGATTTTATAGGTGCGACAAAGGTGGTAGATGTTACTGATGGACTCATCGTCGACATCGGCGGTGGCAGTACCGAGTTAGTGACATTTGAAAACAAGAAAATTATAAATGCCATAAGCATACCGATAGGATCCTTGAATCTATACAAAAAATGCGTCAGCCAATTATTGCCTGACAAAAAAGAAAAGAAACTAATAAGGGATACTATAAAATCCGAGCTGGAAGATATCGGAGAAATCATAAACAAGCCTTACAAAATAATTTGCGGAGTAGGCGGAACAGTCAGGGCAACAAAAAAATTAAATAACTCGATTTACGATCTCCCAGATGAAAATATTGAAATTGACATAAAAAATATCAAAAAAATCTTAAAGATTCTATCAAAGAACTCCCGCGACTCCCTTGATGCCATTTTGCAGGTCGTGCCGGATAGGATTCATACGATAATACCTGGCATGATGATTTTAAACGAGGTCAGCAAGGTCTTTAAAAGCGACCAAATCGTGGTAAGCTCATACGGAGTCAGAGAGGGTTATCTATACGACAAAATATTAAAGGAGAAGGCTTTGTATGGAAAACCATAATCAAAAATACGACACTAGTTATACCCAAAACCGCGAGCTTTCTTGGCTTAGATTCAACGAAAGAGTGCTGCAGGAGGCGTCCGACCACTCAGTTCCCCTTCTTGAAAGGTTAAAATTCGCATCCATTTTCATAAGCAATCTCGACGAGTTTTTTATGATACGGGTAGGCAGTCTCTTTGATTTGTCGCGCATAAAAAAAGAAACTCATGACAATAAAACCGGTGACACTCCAAAGGAACAGCTTGAGAAGGTTTTCAGTGCCGTAAAGCCACTATACTCGCAAAAGGATGAAGTTTTTTTTCAATTGGAGGATCAGCTGAGGGCGCATGAGATTTTCAACCTAAAAATGAGTGAATTGACAAGCTCTGAGCTTAAATTTGTAGACACCTACTTTAAAAAAAACATCTTGCCTCTTCTGTCACCCCAGATAATTGACTCACACCACCCTTTCCCCCATCTTTGGAATAAGGGGTTGTATGTTATCGGCAATGTAAAGT is from Alkalibacter saccharofermentans DSM 14828 and encodes:
- a CDS encoding phosphatase; this encodes MIYALVDVGSNTMRMNIYKCEEHSIKLLFGTKNPAGLAGYVENGSMSQKGIKKAISVLMEFKSIVDNFDIDELYVFATASLRNIDNSEDAVDQIQNKTGLNIDVISGEDEAILDFIGATKVVDVTDGLIVDIGGGSTELVTFENKKIINAISIPIGSLNLYKKCVSQLLPDKKEKKLIRDTIKSELEDIGEIINKPYKIICGVGGTVRATKKLNNSIYDLPDENIEIDIKNIKKILKILSKNSRDSLDAILQVVPDRIHTIIPGMMILNEVSKVFKSDQIVVSSYGVREGYLYDKILKEKALYGKP
- a CDS encoding SixA phosphatase family protein; protein product: MVDNIVLFRHGKAQDKGSSISDELRQLTKEGIVSLQSEMIGLINMLPKYLNIQIWASPLKRSLETAEIIDSYLKSQNIIIYDFIGSGAYSALINELRSCSNDTVLIAGHEPWLGDWSKRMTGCHLPFKKGAAALLKPDSSFDKFDISWFLQPYALTELSCKIKR
- a CDS encoding CHAD domain-containing protein, giving the protein MGLDMILNSALKELEGTVKDLFCKKDDPESVHTFRIKARQLRSLLYFFKPLIEPNSYSAYQATLKNLGLAFSEIREYDVIIKYWMEITASNEDILPFPAKVTDYFSQRLTQLKKDTYHKVDEDYVLKNIKSIDTSLLIYNSKITSQKDFEKYCKKRIASIIKKISIDFDNLNINDDEAVHSLRKLIKKLRYSLKCLQPHTKSDYEKLLKNSKNISDVLGVICDCNRFIWILSNIGKSSSLEFTFEKGVFTGWLIEKRSAYLGMLNNLRV